In one window of Helianthus annuus cultivar XRQ/B chromosome 17, HanXRQr2.0-SUNRISE, whole genome shotgun sequence DNA:
- the LOC110923562 gene encoding mini zinc finger protein 2, with amino-acid sequence MTKRRVVLKREEPLPPPPPPAQPDSANSSNLGRVHVRYGECQRNHAANVGGYAVDGCREFMAVNEAEEGTEASLTCAACGCHRNFHRRVVETEEAAASYSDCE; translated from the coding sequence ATGACCAAAAGAAGAGTGGTGTTGAAAAGGGAAgaaccactaccaccaccaccgccaccggcacaaccggATTCCGCTAATTCATCAAACTTGGGTAGGGTTCATGTGAGATATGGTGAGTGTCAAAGAAACCATGCAGCCAACGTCGGTGGGTATGCTGTCGATGGGTGTCGGGAATTCATGGCGGTGAATGAGGCTGAGGAGGGCACCGAGGCTTCACTTACATGTGCCGCATGCGGCTGCCACCGCAACTTCCATAGAAGGGTGGTGGAGACTGAAGAAGCTGCTGCTTCCTACAGTGATTGTGAGTGA